The DNA sequence CAAATAGAAATTTTATTTTGAATTTTTCCATAAGTCTTTTACTGATAGGATCTCCACAGCATTTTAAAATAGGACAAAGTATTTTTACCTGGATATTAACTAATATTCAAATTGGATACCTGATATCTTTAATTATAAAATTTAAATAAAAACATTCAAAACACTTTATTTTCAATCATAAACAATGGCATTTATTATAGACTATATTAATGTAAATGATATTCTATAAAAACAATGGTTTATTTTTTCTTTGCCTGAATTATCGTAAATTTGTAGTACAGACTTAATTAAAAACAATTTAAATATATGTCAAAAGCAATTTCGCAAGTTCCACTTGCAGTGAATGAGCCCGTAAACTCTTATGAACCAGGTTCAGCTGAAGTAAAAAGCCTTATTGCCACATACAAAAAAATGTGGGCTGAAAAGATAGAAATCCCAATGGTCATTAACGGAAAAGAAGTAAAAACTGACGAAAAAGTTCAGCTTCAGTCTCCTCAGGATCATGCTCATGATTTTGGTTTTTATTATAAAGGAACGATGCAACATGTGGATGATGCGATCAATGCTGCATTGGCTGCAAAAAAAGAATGGAATGAGCTTGGATGGGAGCAGCGAGCTGCGATCTTCTTAAAAGCGGCTGATCTTTTAGCAGGACCTTACAGAGATGTGATCAATGCTGCTACAATGATCGGACAATCTAAAAATGTACACCAGGCTGAAATTGACTCAGCTTGTGAATTCATAGATTTCTTAAGATTCAATGTTGAGTTTATGACAGAAATGTATTCTGAACAGCCAATCTCTGATAACGGGATCTGGAATCGTGTAGAATACAGACCATTAGAAGGATTCTGTTTTGCAGTAACTCCATTTAACTTTACCGCAATTTCAGGAAACCTGCCAACTTGTATGGCAATGCTTGGAAACGTAGTGGTTTGGAAGCCTTCTGATAAGCAGGTTTATTCTGCTAAAGTAATCATGGATGTATTAACTGAAGCAGGTCTTCCTGCAGGGGTAATCAATATGATCTTCACAGATGGAAAAGATACTGCTGAAAAAGTATTGGCACACCGTGATTTTGCAGGACTTCACTTTACAGGTTCTACAAAAGTTTTCCAGGGAATGTGGAAAATGATCGGAGATAATATTCATAACTACAGAACATACCCAAGAATCGTTGGAGAAACTGGAGGTAAGGATTTCGTTATTGCTCACCCTTCTGCAAACGTTGAAGCAGTAGCTACAGGTTTGGTAAGAGGTGCTTTCGAATACCAGGGGCAAAAATGTTCTGCAGCTTCAAGAGCATATATTCCTAAATCGCTTTGGGAAGATGTGAAAAAAGTAATGGAAGCTCAAATGAGTACCATTAAAATAGGTTCTCCGGAAGATCCATCAAACTTTGTCAATGCAGTAATTGATAAAAATTCTTTCGAAAAATGTAAAGGATATATCGAAAGAGCTCAAAACTCTGGAGAAGCTAAAATTGCAATCGGCGGAAACTGTGATGATTCTAAAGGATGGTTTGTAAGCCCAACAGTGATTGAAACTACTAACCCTCAATATGAAAGCATGGTTGAAGAAATCTTCGGTCCTATCTTAAGCATCTATGTATACGAAGATAAAGACTGGAAAGAAACATTACAGGTAGTGGATTCTTCTTCTCCATATTCATTAACAGGTTCTGTTTTTGCCCAAGACCGTTATGCTATAAATGAAGCTTTCAAAGCGTTAGAAAATGCATCAGGTAATTTCTACATCAATGATAAACCAACAGGTGCTGTAGTTGGACAACAGCCTTTCGGTGGAGGTAGAGCTTCAGGAACAAATGATAAAGCAGGTTCTAAAATGAATCTTCTTAGATGGACTTCTGTAAGAAGTATCAAAGAAACTTTTGTTTCTCCTAAAGATTATAAATACCCATACTTGGGATAAGATGATAAATGATTGTTGATCAATGATCATTGATAAGCTCCGGAGTTTTACTTCCGGAGCTTTTTTATTGATAACATAAAGTTAAAACAGGCTTTTGTCATTCTGAAGGAATCTAAGTATACTTATAAGAAGAGTTTAAAAAAATTTTGTTGCTTTTTGACTATTAAAATGTTTTCTAAATTTAGATTGTTTCACATTCGTTCGCAATGACAAACCATGCAAAAAAGGAGATTTTTAATTAGTAAAGAAAGTATGTGCACTTCTACGAGTAAATGCTAAACTTAAACTCACTTAAGTGTTTAAAAACTTTTGTGACTTTTGACTACGTCGAACCTTCGGTTTGTGGTTAAGTTTACTACGGTTCTCGATACATTTTTCTTCATTTCATGATGAAAAACACTCGAACTGACGGTAGATCATTATTTCTCGGAATGTACTTTTTCTATACTGCTATGGTTATCGATTGAAATTGATTCTCCTTCACTTACAATAACAGAGTGGACAAAATATTGCGACCAAAAAAATCAAAGATTTAAAAAAAACTTAAGTGTACTTTTTTATGCAATAAGTATTAAACTTAAAAATAACTTAAGTGTTTAAAAACTTTTGTGACTTTTGACTACGTCGAACCTTCGGTTTGTGGTTAAGTTTACTACGGTTCTCGATACATTTTTCTTCATTTCATGATGAAAAACACTCGAACTGACGGTAGATCATTATTTCTCGGAATATACTTTTTCTATACTGCTATGGTTATCGATTGAAATTACTTCACATTCATTCATAATAGCAGAGTCAGTAAAAGATCAGGAACCAAAAAATCAAAGATTTTTAAAAAGCTTATGTGTACTTTCTTATGTAGTAAGTATT is a window from the Chryseobacterium sp. T16E-39 genome containing:
- the pruA gene encoding L-glutamate gamma-semialdehyde dehydrogenase yields the protein MSKAISQVPLAVNEPVNSYEPGSAEVKSLIATYKKMWAEKIEIPMVINGKEVKTDEKVQLQSPQDHAHDFGFYYKGTMQHVDDAINAALAAKKEWNELGWEQRAAIFLKAADLLAGPYRDVINAATMIGQSKNVHQAEIDSACEFIDFLRFNVEFMTEMYSEQPISDNGIWNRVEYRPLEGFCFAVTPFNFTAISGNLPTCMAMLGNVVVWKPSDKQVYSAKVIMDVLTEAGLPAGVINMIFTDGKDTAEKVLAHRDFAGLHFTGSTKVFQGMWKMIGDNIHNYRTYPRIVGETGGKDFVIAHPSANVEAVATGLVRGAFEYQGQKCSAASRAYIPKSLWEDVKKVMEAQMSTIKIGSPEDPSNFVNAVIDKNSFEKCKGYIERAQNSGEAKIAIGGNCDDSKGWFVSPTVIETTNPQYESMVEEIFGPILSIYVYEDKDWKETLQVVDSSSPYSLTGSVFAQDRYAINEAFKALENASGNFYINDKPTGAVVGQQPFGGGRASGTNDKAGSKMNLLRWTSVRSIKETFVSPKDYKYPYLG